GCTCTCGCTCGACGAGGCCGGCGAGCCGGCGGCGGCCGCGGCGGCGCGGCGCGCGTACGCCGGGATCCTGCGCGAGCTCGACGTCCTCGTCGGGCCGGGGCCCGGGCGGCCGGCGGCGGCCGGGCGAGCGGTCGAGGACCCGCCCCGCACCGCGCCGGTCCGCGCCGTCCGTGCGGCCGGCCCGCTGGTCGCCTCGGCGCCGAGGCGCGCGCCGTCCTGACCACGGTCCGACGGCGCCGCCGGTCGCGACGGCCCGGGCGCGCGCCCTCCGGCCCTACGCCAGCCCGTGCCGCACGGCGTACGCGACGGCGTGCGAGCGGTTGCGGAGCCCGAACCGACGCGTGATGTCCTGGATCACGGTCTTGACGGTCCGCTCGGAGTAGCAGAGCCGGTGGGCGATCTCCCGCGTGTCGGAGCCGGCGGCGAGCATCCGCAGGACCTCGATCTCGCGCTCGGAGAGCGCCGGACCTGCACCGGGGCTCGCCGGGGGCGCCGGGTGGCCCGCACCGTGCACGCCGCCGTGCGCCCCGCCGTGCGCCCCGCCGTGCGCAGCGGCGGGCCGCGCGTGGTCGACGTGCGGCGCCGGGGCGGCGGCTGCCGCGCGCAGGAGCGCGGCGAGGCTCGACCGGGTCACGTCCCGGCGCCACAGCACGCCCACGACGCCCGCGGACCGCGCGAGCGCGAAGTCGTGGGCGTCGAGCTCGGTGACCACGAGGACGCGGCGCGGCCGCGGACGACCGGCGGGGTCGGCGGCCGTGAGGTCCTCGGCGCGGACGCGGTCGAGCACGAGGAGCTGCACGTCGGCGGCCCCGCGCTCCGGGCGCGGCACGAGGACGACGTCGGCGCAGTCGCGCAGGAGCGTCTCGAGGCCGGCGGCGCTGAGAACGTCGTCGCAGTGCACGGCCACGTGGACGCGGGGGAGCGGCTCGGCGCGCAGGTGGGGGGTGCGGTCGCCCGCGGGGGCGGCGGTGCGGGTCGGTGTCGGACGCGTGGCGGTCGTCGTCATGGGGGCAGCGTGTCCGACACCGCTCAACAGGGGCTCAACACGGTGTCAACGGGCTCGAGAAACCGATCACGCGTCCAGGTGCGTACGCAATAACGGAAACAGGCGCCAACAGGGGCGCACAGGAAGACACAATGACAGCAGGGGAGGGCCCGGGCTCACGCCCGACCACCGGCGCAGGCTGGCGGGTCGGGGACGGATGCGCCCGCACGCCGGAGACGGTAGAACGAGACCATGAGCACCGTCCCGCGCGACCTGACGTCCGACACCGCCGCCGACCACCGCGCCGAGCGCCCCCTGACCGAGGCCGAGGCGTTCGCCGGGGACGCCCGGACCGGGGGAGACCCGAGCCGCGCGCCGCACTCGCTCTCCGCGACGGAGCAGCAGGCCGACGACGAGGCGATCGCCGCCGCGGACGAGTGGGACGACCCCGCGCGCCTCTGACGGACCCCCACGCACGGATGCGCCTGACCCCTCACCGGGGGTCGGGCGCATCCGTGTGCAGGCAGGACCGTCCGGGCGGGGGACGGCCGGGCCGGCTCAGGTCAGGGCGACGCCCCGCGTCCGCCACTCCTCCAGGATCGCCGTGCCGTCGGCGCCCTGGACGACCGGCACGCCCTCGGCCTGCGTGCGGCCCTCCGCGCGGTTCGCCTGGTCGGTCGACGTCGGCGCGCCGTGCGCGAGGACGTGCTCGGCACCGGTCAGCTGACGGATCACCACCGCGTGCACGCGGTCGGGCCGCTCGCGCACGAGACTCGCGTAGATCTCCGGGTCGTGCTGCCCGTCGTCGCCCACGAGCACCCAGCGCATGTCGGGGAAGTCGCGCACGAGCCGGCGCAGCGTCTGGTTCTTGTGCTCCTGCCCGCTGCGGAACCACCCGGTGTTCGTGGGTCCCCAGTCGGTCAGCATGAGGGGCCCGACGGGGTACTGGTGCCGGCGGATGAACCGCCCGAGGGTCGGCGCCGCGTTCCAGGCCCCCGTCGACAGGTAGATCACGGGCATGTTCGGGCGGTCGGTCAGCAGCGCGCGGTACAGCGCCGCCATGCCGGGGACCGGCTCACGCGCGTTCTCGTGCCGCACGAAGCTGTTCCACGCGGCGATCAGCGGACGCGGCAGGCGCGTCACCATGATCGTGTCGTCGATGTCGCTCACGAGCCCGTAGGGCGTCGTGGGGTCGATCACGAGCACGGGCACCGACTGGCTCGCACCGCCCTCCGCCCGCACGGTGACGTCGTGCCACCCCGGCGCGAGGTCGGCCTCGACCACCGCGTCGATGTAGCCGCCGCGGTCCGCGACGGCGGTGGACGTGCGGCCCGAGACCTCGATCTCGACACGGGCCTCCGGCACCTGGGCGGTCGTGAAGGACCGCCAGCCCCGGACCGCACCGACGTCGCGCGCCTCACGCTCGCTCGTCGCCGTCCCGGCCCCGGGCAGCTCGGCGTCGGGCACCGCGGGGGAGGCGAGGAGCACGCGCGCGAGCACGCGGACCCACCCCGCCGACGAGCCGTACCCGACGTAGGGCTCGACGCGGGCGGTCCACCCGCGGCCGGACAACCAGCGCGCGACCCGCCGGTTGAGCGCGTCCTCGTAGCGCGCCGCGCGGTGCGGGCGCTGGGTCGTGGTCGCGGCGGGTCGCGCGTGGTGCGTCATCGGGGTGCTCAGCGGTCCGCCGCGCCCTTGGCGGCCGAGCCGGCCTTGCCCGCCGCCGACTTCTCGGTCGTCGCGCCGTCGGTGCTCAGCACGCCGCCGGCGGACTCGAGGTGGGCGCGCACGAACCAGTGGAACAGCTCGAGCTCGTGCAGGTGCCCGACGAGCAGATCGTTCGTGACGTCGTCGAGCTCCTCGGTGTCCTTCGCCGCCTTGCGGTGGTCCGTGATCACGCCCTGGTACACCTCGTCGAGCGCACCCAGGTGCTCGATCGCGCCCGCACGGCCGATGGAGTAGTCGTCCCAGGTCCGCTCGGCCACGAGGGCGCCCGGCGTGCCGCGCGGCGGGACGCCCAGCGTCGCGATGCGCTCGGCGACGGCGTCGACCATCGCGCGCACCGCCTCGACCTGCGGGTCGAGCATCTCGTGGACCGCGATGAAGTGCGGGCCGACGACGTTCCAGTGGATGTGCTTGAGCGTGAGCGCGAGGTCGTTGAGCGCGTTCAGGCGGGTCTGCAGGATCTCGGCGAGCGTGGCGCCGTCCTCGGGGGTGAGCGACGGCACGGTGAACTTGGGCAGACCTGTACGACGGGCCATGGTGGGGTGCCTCCTCGTGTCCGGCGCCGTGCTGGCGCCTGGATTCGTGTGCCTCCACCGTGCCCTACGAGCGGCGGGGTCGCATCCGGGCGTCACCGCAGGTGCGGAGCCGGTCCCGCCCGCGAGCGCGCAGGTGGGCGCGTCGCGGGCGGGACCGCGACGCGGCCGTCGGCGACGCTCCTCCGCGCCGGTGGCGGTGGTGGTGGGCCCCGGTCGGAGCGGCCGGGCGAGCGGTCAGCCGACCCGTGGCGGCGGGGCCCCGTCGGTCTCCACGCCGGCTGCGGCCGCAGCGGTGCGCCGCCGCCGGAACCGCCACCACACGACCGCGAGCGCGACGACGAGCAGCAGCACGAGCACCGGGGCGAGGATCGCCGCGAAGGACAGGCCGACGCTCGTGGCGTCCTCGGCGGTGCTCGCCAGCGGGGCGCCGAGACCGAGGGTCGCGGCGTTGACGACCGGCCGGGCGGTCGCCTTCGCCGCGTGCACGACGAGCGCGAGGACGATCCCGATCACGACGGGCACCCAGCGGCCCGACTCGACGAACGCGCCCGGGTCGCTGACGACGGCGGTCTGCGAGGACGAGCCGGCGCCGAACGCGATGCCGCCCGCCGCGGGGCGCACGACCATCTGGACGACGTCGTTGACCGAGTCGACCCCGGGGATCTTGTCGGCGACGACCTCGAGCAGGAGGAGCACCCCGAGCACGACGAGGACCCACCCGTTCGTCAGCCACTCCCACCCGACGGGCGGGTCGACGAGGCCGGTCCAGCGGCCGAGCAGCCCGATGACGAGCAGCGGGACGTACGCGTTGAGCCCGGCCGCGGTGGCCAGGCCGGTGCCGGTGAGCGCCTCGAGCATGCGGTCAGCATCCCACCCGGGGGTCCCGGTGCGCGTCCGGTCTCAGTCGAGCGGGTCGCCGTCCTCGGCGAGCCGCCGGACGACCTCGTCGGGTCCGAGCTGCACGAGGCCCGGCCCGATCTCGTCCCACCACCGGGGTGCGGCCACGGTCGGCCGCTCCCGGCCCCGCAGCGAGTACGGCGTGATGGTCGTCTTCGCCGGGTGGTTCTGGCTCCAGTCGAGCAGGACCTTCCCGCCGCGCAGCTCCTTGCGCATGATCGCCACGACGAGGTCGGGGTGCGCGGCCGCGAGCTCGTGCGCGACGTCCCGGGCGTAGGCACGGACCTCCAGGACGGTCCGGCGCCCGGGCAGCGGCGCGTAGAGCTGCATGCCCTTGCTGCCCGACGTGACCGGCCGGCACTCGAGCCCGTCGGCGCGCAGCCGCTCCCGCACGAGCAGGGCGACCTGGGCGCACGCGTCGAGCCCCGCGGGCGGTCCGGGGTCGAGGTCGATCACGAGCCGGTCGGGGTGGCGCACGCCGCCGCGCGGTCCGACGCGCCACTGCGGGGTGTGCAGCTCGAGCGCTCCCTGGTTCGTCGCCCAGACGAGGGACGCGAGGTCGTCGAGGAACGGCAGCGTCAGCTCCTTGCCCTCGTCCTCGGCCCCGGGGGCGGCGCGCAGCGTCTGGCGCCGGACCCAGTCGGGCGCCGACGCGGGGAGGTTCTTCTCGAAGAATGTCTCGCCGCCGACGGCGCCGGTGAACCGGATGCGGGTCACGGGCCGGTCCTCGAGCTGGCGCAGCAGCGCGGGGGCGACCTGCGTCACGTAGTGCAGCACCTCGCCCTTCGTCGTCCCGGTCGACGGGTACATGACCCGGTCGAGGTGCGTCAGCCGGACCGGGCGCCCGCCCACGTCGACGACCTGGGCGTCGTCCTTCGGCGTCACCGGACCTCCCACGGGTCGACCGGGACCTCGTCGCGCACCCCCCGCACCGCGGGGTGGCGCAGCCGTCCCGAACCGGTGCGCCCCAGGTACGCGACGTCGACCTGCAGCACGGGCTCGCACCAGACGGTGTCGCGCCGGTCGAGCGGCGCGAGCTGCTCGTCGAGCGGGCAGTCGGTGCGGGTGTGCGGCTCCAGCAGGCGCCGCAGCTCGCGTCCCAGCTCGCCGGCGAGCCCGCTGCCGGCACGCCCGAGGTAGCGCAGGCGCCCGTCGGCGGCCGGGGCGGCGAGGTGCACCGCACCGAGCCGCCCGGAGCCGGTCGTCTCGGGGCGCCAGCCGGCGACGAGCGCGGTGCGCGTCGAGCGGTGCGCCGCCTTGAGCCAGTCGGGTGAACGTCGGCCGGGCTGGTAGGTCGACGACCGGCGCTTCGCGACGACGCCCTCGAGCCCGTGCGCGCGGGTGACCTCCCACAGCCCGGGTCCGTCGGGGTAGACCGGGGACAGCGTCGCGGGCGCCGGGAGCTCGAGACGCTCGAGCGTCGCGCGGCGCTCGTCGAAACTCCGCCGGGTCACGTCGACGCCGTACAGCTGCAGGACGTCGAACACGAGGTAGCTCACCGGCAGCGTCCGCGACAGGGCGGCTGCACGGGCGGCGTCGCGCACGTGCATGCGGGAGGCGAGCGCCTCGAACGACGGGATCCCGTCGGCCATCGCGACGACCTCCCCGTCGAGCACCGCGCCCGGGAGGTCCGCGAGCGCCGCGAGCTCGGGGTAGGCGACGGTGACCTCCCGACCGCTGCGCGCGTGCAGCCGCAGGCGTCCGCTGGTGGTGTCGGCGAGCACGCGGACCCCGTCCCACTTGATCTCGAACGCCCACCCCGGGCCGCTCGGCAGGGGTGACCCGGGGGTCGTAGGGGTGGCGAGCATGGGCTGCACGGGTCCATCCTGCCCAGGTAGGCCGTGTTCGGCGCGCGCTCGAACGCGCTCTGCGGACCGGCGAGGCTGCGCGACACGGAGCTCGAGGAGGTGGTCGTCGGTGCGTGCCATCTGGAAGGGTGCCGTCGCCTTCGGTCTGGTCAACGTCCCGGTGAAGCTCTACGCGGCCACGGGGGAGCACGAGGTCCCGCTGCACCAGGTGCACAAGGACGACGGCGGGCGGATCCGGTACCGCAAGGTGTGCAGCGTGTGCGGCGAGACCGTCCAGTTCAGCGACATCGCCAAGGGCTACGAGACCGACGAGGGCGAGCTCGTGGTGCTGACCGACCAGGACCTCGCCGAGCTGCCGCTGG
The Cellulomonas sp. NS3 DNA segment above includes these coding regions:
- the ligD gene encoding non-homologous end-joining DNA ligase codes for the protein MTPKDDAQVVDVGGRPVRLTHLDRVMYPSTGTTKGEVLHYVTQVAPALLRQLEDRPVTRIRFTGAVGGETFFEKNLPASAPDWVRRQTLRAAPGAEDEGKELTLPFLDDLASLVWATNQGALELHTPQWRVGPRGGVRHPDRLVIDLDPGPPAGLDACAQVALLVRERLRADGLECRPVTSGSKGMQLYAPLPGRRTVLEVRAYARDVAHELAAAHPDLVVAIMRKELRGGKVLLDWSQNHPAKTTITPYSLRGRERPTVAAPRWWDEIGPGLVQLGPDEVVRRLAEDGDPLD
- a CDS encoding helix-turn-helix transcriptional regulator codes for the protein MTTTATRPTPTRTAAPAGDRTPHLRAEPLPRVHVAVHCDDVLSAAGLETLLRDCADVVLVPRPERGAADVQLLVLDRVRAEDLTAADPAGRPRPRRVLVVTELDAHDFALARSAGVVGVLWRRDVTRSSLAALLRAAAAAPAPHVDHARPAAAHGGAHGGAHGGVHGAGHPAPPASPGAGPALSEREIEVLRMLAAGSDTREIAHRLCYSERTVKTVIQDITRRFGLRNRSHAVAYAVRHGLA
- a CDS encoding DUF4126 domain-containing protein encodes the protein MLEALTGTGLATAAGLNAYVPLLVIGLLGRWTGLVDPPVGWEWLTNGWVLVVLGVLLLLEVVADKIPGVDSVNDVVQMVVRPAAGGIAFGAGSSSQTAVVSDPGAFVESGRWVPVVIGIVLALVVHAAKATARPVVNAATLGLGAPLASTAEDATSVGLSFAAILAPVLVLLLVVALAVVWWRFRRRRTAAAAAGVETDGAPPPRVG
- a CDS encoding Dps family protein, producing the protein MARRTGLPKFTVPSLTPEDGATLAEILQTRLNALNDLALTLKHIHWNVVGPHFIAVHEMLDPQVEAVRAMVDAVAERIATLGVPPRGTPGALVAERTWDDYSIGRAGAIEHLGALDEVYQGVITDHRKAAKDTEELDDVTNDLLVGHLHELELFHWFVRAHLESAGGVLSTDGATTEKSAAGKAGSAAKGAADR
- a CDS encoding App1 family protein, with the protein product MTHHARPAATTTQRPHRAARYEDALNRRVARWLSGRGWTARVEPYVGYGSSAGWVRVLARVLLASPAVPDAELPGAGTATSEREARDVGAVRGWRSFTTAQVPEARVEIEVSGRTSTAVADRGGYIDAVVEADLAPGWHDVTVRAEGGASQSVPVLVIDPTTPYGLVSDIDDTIMVTRLPRPLIAAWNSFVRHENAREPVPGMAALYRALLTDRPNMPVIYLSTGAWNAAPTLGRFIRRHQYPVGPLMLTDWGPTNTGWFRSGQEHKNQTLRRLVRDFPDMRWVLVGDDGQHDPEIYASLVRERPDRVHAVVIRQLTGAEHVLAHGAPTSTDQANRAEGRTQAEGVPVVQGADGTAILEEWRTRGVALT
- a CDS encoding DNA ligase, which encodes MLATPTTPGSPLPSGPGWAFEIKWDGVRVLADTTSGRLRLHARSGREVTVAYPELAALADLPGAVLDGEVVAMADGIPSFEALASRMHVRDAARAAALSRTLPVSYLVFDVLQLYGVDVTRRSFDERRATLERLELPAPATLSPVYPDGPGLWEVTRAHGLEGVVAKRRSSTYQPGRRSPDWLKAAHRSTRTALVAGWRPETTGSGRLGAVHLAAPAADGRLRYLGRAGSGLAGELGRELRRLLEPHTRTDCPLDEQLAPLDRRDTVWCEPVLQVDVAYLGRTGSGRLRHPAVRGVRDEVPVDPWEVR